A genomic stretch from Bos javanicus breed banteng chromosome 3, ARS-OSU_banteng_1.0, whole genome shotgun sequence includes:
- the SVBP gene encoding small vasohibin-binding protein — MDPPARKEKPKVKEPVSRIEKAKQKSAQQELKQRQRAEIYALNRVMTELEQQQFDEFCKQMQPPGE; from the exons ATGGATCCACCTGCACGTAAAGAAAAGCCCAAAGTTAAAGAGCCTGTCAGCAGAATCGAGAAGGCCAAGCAGAAATCAGCCCAGCAGGAGCTgaagcagagacagagagcagAG aTCTATGCCCTCAACAGAGTCATGACAGAACTGGAGCAGCAGCAGTTTGATGAATTCTGTAAACAGATGCAGCCTCCCGGAGAGTGA